A region from the Medicago truncatula cultivar Jemalong A17 chromosome 6, MtrunA17r5.0-ANR, whole genome shotgun sequence genome encodes:
- the LOC11416878 gene encoding S-protein homolog 5 yields MATQNPTTLKFSILLTILLACKVRDTIAFGFGPFGRVTVTIINEVIAPDLKTITVHCKSQDDDLGFHTLLFGGSYAFSFKPKFLTRNTLFFCGFTWPENPYRHYLDIYDYKHDNCENCTWHINKSGGCLNDHKCGFWKDVELIDEYNNSKWTQTKELDEIGHANPPTF; encoded by the coding sequence ATGGCAACTCAAAATCCAACGACCTTAAAATTTTCGATTCTCCTAACTATACTACTTGCATGTAAGGTTAGAGATACTATAGCTTTTGGTTTTGGGCCTTTTGGTAGGGTAACAGTTACTATTATCAATGAAGTAATCGCCCCGGATCTCAAAACCATTACTGTTCATTGCAAATCTCAAGATGACGATCTTGGATTTCATACACTGTTGTTTGGAGGAAGTTATGCATTTTCATTCAAGCCAAAGTTTCTTACAAGAAATACATTATTCTTCTGCGGTTTTACATGGCCTGAAAACCCCTATCGTCATTATCTTGACATTTACGACTACAAACACGACAATTGCGAAAATTGCACATGGCATATAAATAAAAGTGGAGGTTGTTTGAACGATCATAAGTGCGGTTTTTGGAAAGATGTCGAGTTAATCGATGAATATAACAATTCAAAGTGGACGCAGACGAAAGAGTTGGATGAAATTGGACATGCCAACCCTCcaactttttaa